CTTGTTTTTGTTTCATAATAGTAATCATCAGAGTTTGAACCTCTTATTTCATTTGCTATTTTTCCACCAAGTAAACCACCCACAATTTTAGCAGCTGTATTGCCATTTCCTTTACCTATTTGATTACCAATAACAACACCAGCAGTTGCTCCTATTATAGTATCTAAACCTATTGAGTTATTATCATAGCTAGAATTAATATCAACTCTTTGTTTATACTCTTGTTCATAGCACTCTTGTATTGGCTCTTTAACAGTTATATATTTATAAATTGCTTCGCTATAATCAACATCAATAAAATCATATAAATTTTGAGTTTTATTTGCAAATAATAAGCTAGTAAATAAAACAATTAAAATAATTAGCTTTTTCATAATTTTTCCTTAAAAGTAGAGTTTTAAACTCTACTTATTTAAATGTAGCAATATAATCACCTAAAGCTTTGATATCCTCATCGCTAAGTCTTGCAACTTGACCTTTCATTACACCTTTCATCACTTTGCCATATGTTCCATCTTTATAGCCATGCAATGCGTTTTGAACCTTTTTAGAGTCCCAACCTTTAATAACTTCACTTTTCCCAAGTGCAGCTTTTTCTCCATTTGCTCCATGGCAAGATGCACAAGCTTTATATAAAGATTCACCACTATTTGCAAAAAGTGTTATTGAACCTAAAATAGCAATTGAAACTAAGATTTTTTTTGTAGTAGTCATTTTATACTCCTTAATTTTTATATTGAAAGTATAAAATCTAATTGTGGATAGATTGTGAAAAGATTAAACTATTTTAATTTTCCAAAAACTTTATATTCATTCCAGTAAATATCTAAAGCCTCTTTTAACTGTTTATTTGAAAGATTTGAAGGTTTTTTTATACCAAAACGCAAAATAAATGCTTCTGGCATTATAGTTTTATCTTTTGTAGGACTTTTCATATATTCAAGCATTGCATTTTTTACATTAGATTCTGAACTATATTTTAGCAAATATCTATAAAAATATTTATCTATAGTAACAGGAAGTTTTTTATGACAACTAACACAATTTGATTCATATATATTTGCATTTAAACTAACAAAAAATATCAAAATAGAAAAGATTATTTTTTTTACCATGTAATTATCACCTTTGTTCCCTTATCAAGTTTTGAAGTAAACTTAATATCTAACTCATACTCTTTTGCAATTAAAGAGACAATACTAAGCCCAATACCAAATCCCCCTACACTACTATCAAATCTTTTATATCTAATAAAAAGATTTTCAAGTTCATGTTTACTCATACCTTTTCCACTATCTTGAATGCTTAAATGCTTTTCATTTAATGTAACTTTTATTACTCCTGATAATTTATTGTATTTGATTGCATTGGAAAGTAGATTATCTAATAATTTTGATAATTTTTTTTCATCAATAAAAAGATATACATCATTTTTGATATTTACTACAAAATCGATTCTTTTTGCATTTGCTAAGGTGTGAAAATACTCTACTCTTTGTTCTATTAATCTTGATAAGTTTACATTTTTATTATTTGAAATAATTTTATTATTTAAAGTTAAATATGTTAAATCATCATAAATATTTGAAATAGTTTTTGCACCAATATCAATTCTGTTTATTTTTTTACTTAGCTTTTCATCTAAACTAGCTTTTTTAATCATCTCAATATTTGTAACAATAGTACTAACAGGAGTATTTAATTCATGAGTAGTGTCTTTTATAAATCTATCAAGTAAATACAAGGCATCTTTCATAGGTTTTAAAAATAGTTTCAATAAAAAATATCCTAAAATAAGCATAAAAAATAAAGCAATAAATACAAAATAGAATAAAAAGCTATACACATTTTCTAGCCATGCTTTATCTTCTGGTATCTCTATTATTATATATTTTGTTCCAAGATAATATGATTCAGGTTGAGTAATAAAATGTATTTTATCATCAGTGATATAAATTACTTTATCAAAATTTATCTCATTTGATTTTAAAGTAGAAAAAATTCTTTTTTTTGAGCTATCATAAATTGCTGATTTAAATTTTTCATCTCGTGGATAATATTTGTATTTATCAAAATTTATATGTAAATCTTTTAATCTAAAGACAAAATCACTTGAATACTCTTGAAGTTTTACCCTTTGCTCTTGTAGCATTAAATCTTTTTGAAAAGAGTAATAAAGATATGAAATAAATATTAAAATAACTATACAAAGTATAGTATAAAGTGAAAAAAAACCTAAAAGAGTCTTTTTTTCACTACGAAATAAATCTATATCCAAGTTTTTTAAGACTAACAATTCTTTCTTTCCCTATAATTTTTCTAAGATTTTTAATATATGTTCTAAGTGAGTTATCACTAGGTTCTTCATCATAATCCCAAACATAATCATATATTCTTTCATGATCTAAAAGTTCATTTTGATTTAATAAAAATAGTTTCAATAACTTTAACTCTTTATTGTTTAAATTTAGTTTTTCTTCACCATTTTTTAATTCATATGAAGTCATATTAAAAGTTAGCTCAGTTCCTATTTTTAAAACCTCTTCTTTATTAAAGTACTCTCTTTTTAATATGGTTTTTACTCTTAATAAAAGCTCTTTTAATTCAAATGGTTTTTTTATATAATCATCACAACCACTATTAAAACCCTCTTCTAAAGAGTCCATAGAATTCAATGATGTAATAAATATAGCAGGTGTTTTATCTTGCTTTTCTCTTATTTGTTTTAAAAGCTCAAAACCATTTAATAAAGGAACATTTACATCAAGTAAAAGTAAATCATATTTTGTTTCATATACATAACTTAAAGCCTCTTCCCCATCAAAAGATTGCTCTACTTCAAAGCCCTCATCTTCAAAATACTCTACTATAGTTTCACTAAGTGTAATGTCATCTTCTAATAAAAGTAATTTCTGTTTCATGTTATTTGTTTTGCTTCTTTTTATTTTTTAAATACTCTTTTTTCTCTTTTTCATTCATAGTAGGAATTCTACTTCTTAGCTCATTA
The window above is part of the Malaciobacter marinus genome. Proteins encoded here:
- a CDS encoding glycine zipper 2TM domain-containing protein, with protein sequence MKKLIILIVLFTSLLFANKTQNLYDFIDVDYSEAIYKYITVKEPIQECYEQEYKQRVDINSSYDNNSIGLDTIIGATAGVVIGNQIGKGNGNTAAKIVGGLLGGKIANEIRGSNSDDYYYETKTRTKCVTKYINATKKKIIQGYKNHFTYDGIKYVKVTKKPQEQIKVTKIISY
- a CDS encoding c-type cytochrome, which encodes MTTTKKILVSIAILGSITLFANSGESLYKACASCHGANGEKAALGKSEVIKGWDSKKVQNALHGYKDGTYGKVMKGVMKGQVARLSDEDIKALGDYIATFK
- a CDS encoding HAMP domain-containing sensor histidine kinase → MLQEQRVKLQEYSSDFVFRLKDLHINFDKYKYYPRDEKFKSAIYDSSKKRIFSTLKSNEINFDKVIYITDDKIHFITQPESYYLGTKYIIIEIPEDKAWLENVYSFLFYFVFIALFFMLILGYFLLKLFLKPMKDALYLLDRFIKDTTHELNTPVSTIVTNIEMIKKASLDEKLSKKINRIDIGAKTISNIYDDLTYLTLNNKIISNNKNVNLSRLIEQRVEYFHTLANAKRIDFVVNIKNDVYLFIDEKKLSKLLDNLLSNAIKYNKLSGVIKVTLNEKHLSIQDSGKGMSKHELENLFIRYKRFDSSVGGFGIGLSIVSLIAKEYELDIKFTSKLDKGTKVIITW
- a CDS encoding response regulator transcription factor; this translates as MKQKLLLLEDDITLSETIVEYFEDEGFEVEQSFDGEEALSYVYETKYDLLLLDVNVPLLNGFELLKQIREKQDKTPAIFITSLNSMDSLEEGFNSGCDDYIKKPFELKELLLRVKTILKREYFNKEEVLKIGTELTFNMTSYELKNGEEKLNLNNKELKLLKLFLLNQNELLDHERIYDYVWDYDEEPSDNSLRTYIKNLRKIIGKERIVSLKKLGYRFIS